Proteins from a single region of Kwoniella dendrophila CBS 6074 chromosome 4, complete sequence:
- a CDS encoding glutamate N-acetyltransferase/amino-acid acetyltransferase, translated as MPPSLPSHSAVSRAAAAIPALARSASTSAGTAVTPNKPPPNKDHLINTYPAEAFPSGFQVASTHSGIKKKAGVLDLGILVSTSETSCSAAACMTRNVFKAAPVTVTSELLRNSNGKARGFIINSGCANAVTGKKGLEDAWSMSNTTTSNLPQTNKDNESTLVMSTGVIGQHLPIDKILGQIPNLIKNLDSSPKSWLDLSKSFMTTDTFPKLRCRSFKLNDKEIKLVGIDKGAGMIAPSMGPPQQPHATLLGVIATDISINSNDLQNALNYAVDRSFNNITVDGDMSTNDTILCLANGAAPGQQKEITEKENPKEFSIFKEELRSFAEELAQLVVRDGEGATKFVTIRVKGAPSYEIANAVAKSVANSSLFKTAMYGEDANWGRILCAVGYAPLEPNPISPNQVSVTFIPSSNLSNKEPLKLLINGEPHPNIDEERASEILKEEDLEIEIDLGNGQEESKVWTCDFSHEYVTINGSVSSRSDLSWFP; from the exons ATGCCTCCTTCTCTACCATCTCATTCTGCTGTGTCTCGAGCAGCAGCGGCTATCCCTGCCCTCGCTAGAAGCGCTTCAACCTCAGCTGGAACAGCGGTaacacctaataaaccacctCCAAACAAAGATCATCTTATCAATACTTATCCAGCTGAAGCTTTTCCATCAGGATTTCAAGTAGCATCAACACATTCAGGTATTAAGAAAAAAGCTGGTGTGTTAGATTTAGGTATTTTAGTTTCAACTTCAGAAACATCATGTTCAGCTGCAGCATGTATGACTAGAAATGTATTTAAAGCTGCTCCAGTTACAGTTACATCAGAATTGCTTCGAAACTCTAATGGTAAAGCAAGAGGATTTATAATAAATTCAGGTTGTGCAAATGCTGTgacaggtaaaaaaggtcTAGAAGATGCTTGGTCAATGTCAAATACAACTACTTCAAATTTACCTCAAACCAATAAAGACAATGAAAGTACTTTAGTTATGTCAACAGGTGTAATTGGACAACATTTACCTATCGATAAGATTCTTGGTCAGATAcctaatttgatcaaaaatttagattcatcacctaaatcatggttagatttatcaaaatcattcatGACAACAGATACATTTCCTAAATTAAGATGTCGATCattcaagttgaatgataaagaaattaaattaGTCGGTATTGATAAAGGTGCAGGTATGATTGCACCTTCGATGGGTCCACCTCAACAACCACATGCaactttattaggtgtaaTCGCAACTGAtatttcaataaattcaaatgatttacaAAATGCTTTAAATTATGCTGTTGATAGAAGTTTCAATAACATTactgttgatggtgatatgTCAACAAATGATACTATTTTATGTTTAGCTAATGGTGCTGCTCCAGGtcaacaaaaagaaatcactgaaaaagaaaatccaaAAGAATTTAGTATTTTCAAGGAAGAATTAAGATCTTTCgcagaagaattagctcaATTAGTCGTAagagatggtgaaggtgctACTAAATTCGTTACTATCCGAGTCAAG GGTGCACCATCATACGAAATCGCTAATGCTGTAGCTAAAAGTGTAGCTAATTCAAGTTTATTCAAAACAGCTAtgtatggtgaagatgctaaTTGGGGTAGAATTCTTTGTGCTGT TGGTTATGCACCATTAGAACCTAATCCAATCTCACCAAATCAAGTTTCAGTTacatttataccttcaagtaatttatcaaataaagaaCCATTAAAATTGTTGATCAATGGTGAACCACATCcaaatattgatgaagagagAGCAAGTGAAAttctgaaagaagaagatttagaaattgaaattgatttaggtaatggtcaagaagaatcaaaagttTGGACTTGTGATTTCTCACACGAATATGTTACTATCAATGGTAGTGTAAGTTCGAGATCTGATCTTTCTTGGTTTCCATAA
- a CDS encoding DNA-directed RNA polymerase II subunit RPB2 encodes MSQSQSQSQEPTMVDDGFSYNPEYDYTQGSGLASQDLKDEVKYGVDGDEQDEDEEEEEPISQEDYWTVINAFFDEKGLVRQQLESFNEFIENTMQEIVDDHSKMTMDQFTQYTGVSGDETKRYEISFGQIYLARVNHTEMDGRTNMLFPQEARLRNLTYSAPLYVDIKKRLLTATGIDDPIEADWRPAIGADGEPEGVEEDKASIGKVPVMVRSNFCLLHNLPDDQCHDIGECHYDQGGYFIISGSEKVLIAQERMATNHVFVFLKAAPSRWTYFAEINSQKEKGGKVAAHSEVRLYQKVQGQSGGVIRVSLPYTKVDIPLVIVFRALGIVPDRDVLNHICFGPNDEALLEYLQPSIEESFAVQDRETALDFIGRRGQHEKAPRAQRQRAAFDILHKEFLPHVSTAEGFESKKAYFLGYMVHRLISAAMGRKELDDRDHFGNKRLDLAGPLMAEMFGHMFQKLREDMYRYLKKCVETNKAFALNTAIRPNSITDGLKYALATGNWGKRGNTRAGVSQVLNRYTFASTLSHLRRTNTPIGRDSKAAKPRQLHNTHWGMVCPAETPEGAACGLVKNLALMSYISVGSYSAPVMEFLEEWGLEELNEYQHAPQATKIFVNGVWMGIHRDAPTLHSNLLQMRRGGQLKHEVSIVRDIRERELRLYTDAGRCCRPLFIVDHPTQTLRLRREHIDRLEEAGEQGALAGAWEQLLSEGIIEYVDAAEEETILIAMTSEDLENARRKNSREELVKGRAAHDFDSFDPTARIKSTVFSKQYTHMEIHPSMILGVCASIVPFPDHNQSPRNTYQSAMGKQAMGVFLTNYQLRMDTMANILYYPQKPLATTRSMEYLKFSELPAGQNAIVAIMCYSGYNQEDSVIMNQTSIDRGLFRSLYYRSYTDTEKMKGMIKAETIEKPDRNETLRMKHGSSDRYAKLDVDGLVSPATNINGDDILIGKTAPLPEDTEELGQRTQLHQKRDISTPLKSTEQGVVDQVMLTTNGEGHKFVKIRVRSTRVPQIGDKFASRHGQKGTIGITYRQEDMPFSAEGLVPDIIINPHAIPSRMTIGHLVEALLSKVSTLTGSEGDATPFTELTVEAVSKVLRSKGYHSRGFEVLYHGHTGKKMQAQVYFGPTYYQRLKHMVDDKIHARARGPLQILTRQPVEGRSRDGGLRFGEMERDCMISHGIAGFLKERMYDSSDAFRIHVCDICGLMAVANLKKQEFYCSVCRNSTQISQVYIPYAAKLLFQELQAMNIACRMYGEGE; translated from the exons AtgtcacaatcacaatcCCAATCGCAAGAACCAACTATGGTCGATGATGGATTTTCATATAATCCAGAATATGATTATACACAAGGATCTGGATTGGCTTCACAGGATCTCAAAGACGAAGTGAAATATGGTGTAGATGgtgatgaacaagatgaggatgaagaagaagaagaaccaattagtcaagaagattattggACAGTTATAAATGCTTTCTTcgatgaaaaaggtttagtcAGACAACAGTTAGAATCTTTCAATGAATTTATAGAAAATACAATGCAGGAAATAGTGgatgatcattcaaaaatgaCAATGGATCAGTTTACTCAATATACAGGTGTATCAGGTGATGAAACT AAACGATATGAAATTTCTTTCGGACAAATTTATTTAGCAAGAGTGAATCATACAGAAATGGATGGTAGAACAAATATGCTTTTCCCTCAAGAAGCACGTCTGAGAAATCTAACTTATTCAGCCCCATTATATGTAGATataaagaaaagattacTTACTGCGACAGGAATAGATGATCCAATTGAAGCTGATTGGAGACCTGCTATTGGAGCTGATGGAGAAcctgaaggtgtagaagagGATAAAGCTTCTAttggtaaa GTACCTGTCATGGTTCGATCCAATTTCTGTCTTCTTCATAACCTTCCAGATGATCAATGTCATGACATAGGAGAATGTCATTATGATCAAGGAGGATATTTCAttatttcaggttcagaaaAAGTTTTAATAGCTCAGGAGAGAATGGCAACGAATCACGTATTCGTTTTCTTAAAAGCTGCACCTTCAAGATGGACATATTTCGCTGAAATCAACTCGCAGAAAGAAAAGGGAGGAAAAGTCGCAGCTCATTCAGAAGTCAGATTATACCAAAAAGTACAGGGTCAG TCCGGTGGTGTCATCCGAGTCTCCCTTCCTTACACCAAAGTCGACATTCCACTTGTCATCGTTTTTAGAGCTCTTGGTATTGTACCAGATAGAGATGTCCTCAACCATATATGTTTCGGTCCAAATGATGAAGCACTCCTAGAGTATTTACAACCCTCAATTGAAGAATCTTTTGCCGTTCAAGATAGAGAAACAGCTTTAGATTTTATTGGTAGAAGAGGTCAACATGAAAAAGCCCCAAGAGCCCAACGTCAACGGGCAGCTTTCGATATTTTACATAAAGAATTCTTGCCTCACGTTTCAACTGCAGAAGGTTTCGAATCGAAGAAAGCTTACTTCTTAGGTTATATGGTACATAGATTAATATCAGCTGCCATGGgtagaaaagaattagatgatagaGATCATTTCGGTAATAAACGTTTAGACTTAGCTGGACCTTTGATGGCGGAAATGTTTGGTCATATGTTCCAGAAGTTGAGAGAAGATATGTATAGAtatttgaagaag TGTGTCGAGACAAATAAAGCGTTCGCTCTGAATACAGCCATTCGTCCGAATAGTATAACGGATGGTCTTAAATATGCTCTTGCGACGGGTAATTGGGGTAAGAGAGGTAATACACGAGCGGGTGTATCTCAAGTGCTCAATCGATATACCTTTGCTTCAACCCTCTCGCACCTGCGACGTACAAATACACCTATTGGTCGAGACAgtaaagcagctaaacctCGTCAATTGCACAACACTCATTGGGGTATGGTATGTCCTGCTGAAACACCAGAAGGAGCAGCGTGTGGTTTGGTCAAGAATCTCGCTCTTATGTCATATATCTCGGTTGGTTCATACTCTGCACCAGTCATGGAGTTCTTAGAGGAATGgggtttagaagaattgaatgaatatCAACATGCTCCACAAGCTACCAAGATTTTCGTTAATGGTGTGTGGATGGGTATTCATCGAGATGCTCCAACTTTACATTCAAACTTGTTACAAATGAGAAGAGGTGGTCAACTGAAGCATGAAGTATCAATTGTCAGAGATATTAGGGAAAGGGAATTGAGATTATACACAGATGCTGGTCGATGTTGTCGACCGTTATTCATCGTTGATCATCCAACACAGACGCTGAGATTGAGACGAGAACATATTGATAGATTGGAAGAAGCTGGAGAACAAGGTGCATTAGCTGGAGCATGGGAACAACTATTATCAGAAGGTATAATAGAATATGTTGATGCTGCTGAAGAGGAAACTATTCTTATTGCCATGACATCTGAAGACCTAGAGAATGctagaagaaagaatagtAGAGAAGAATTGGTTAAAGGTCGAGCAGCgcatgattttgattctttcgATCCAACTGCTAGAATCAAGAGTACGGTCTTCAGTAAACAATACACCCATATGGAAATTCACCCAAGTATGATTTTAGGTGTTTGTGCTTCTATTGTACCATTTCCAGATCACAATCAATCTCCTCGTAACACATATCAATCTGCGATGGGTAAACAAGCGATGGGAGTGTTCCTCACCAATTATCAACTTCGTATGGATACTATGGCAAATATTCTCTACTACCCTCAGAAACCTCTTGCTACGACTCGATCTATGGAGTACCTCAAATTCTCAGAATTACCTGCCGGTCAAAACGCTATTGTCGCTATTATGTGTTACTCAGGTTATAATCAAGAAGATTCCGTTATTATGAATCAAACGTCTATCGACAGAGGTCTTTTCCGATCATTATACTACAGATCTTATACCGATACtgagaagatgaagggtATGATCAAGGCTGAAACTATAGAAAAACCTGATAGAAACGAAACATTAAGAATGAAACATGGTTCAAGTGATAGATATGCGAAATTAGATGTGGATGGTTTAGTTAGTCCAGCTACTAATATCAACGGTGACGATATCTTGATTGGTAAAAcagcacctttacctgaagatacgGAAGAACTTGGTCAGAGGACGCAGCTGCACCAAAAGAGAGATATCTCAACTCCTCTCAAGAGTACGGAACAAGGTGTTGTTGACCAAGTTATGCTTACAACGAATGGTGAAGGACATAAATTCGTAAAGATCAGAGTCCGATCCACACGTGTACCTCAAATTGGTGATAAATTTGCATCTCGACATGGTCAAAAAGGTACAATCGGTATCACATACCGACAAGAAGATATGCCATTTAGTGCTGAAGGTTTAGTACCtgatattatcattaatcCACATGCTATTCCATCTCGTATGACAATAGGACATTTagttgaagctttattatcaaagGTATCGACATTGACAGgatctgaaggtgatgcaACACCATTTACAGAATTAACGGTTGAAGCAGTATCAAAAGTTTTAAGATCAAAAGGATACCATTCAAGAGGATTTGAAGTTTTGTATCATGGTCatacaggtaaaaaaatGCAAGCTCAAGTATATTTCGGTCCAACGTACTATCAAAGATTGAAACATATGGTAGATGATAAAATTCATGCAAGAGCAAGAGGTCCTTTACAAATTTTAACTAGACAACCTGTAGAAGGTAGATCAAGAGATGGTGGTTTACGTTTCGGTGAAATGGAAAGAGATTGTATGATTTCACATGGTATTGCTGGTTTcttaaaagaaagaatgtatG ATTCGTCCGATGCTTTCCGTATACACGTTTGTGATATTTGTGGTTTAATGGCAGTTGCCAACTTGAAAAAACAAGAATTCTATTGTTCAGTTTGTAGGAATAGTACTCAAATCTCACAAGTATATATTCCTTATGCTGCTAAATTACTTTTCCAAGAACTTCAAGCAATGAATATTGC TTGTCGAATGTACggagaaggtgaataa